A window of Phragmites australis chromosome 15, lpPhrAust1.1, whole genome shotgun sequence genomic DNA:
GAGAAGGCGCGAGAGAATCGAGCAGCTGGCCGGCTGGGGTGCTTCGTTAAGCAACGGACTCAAACAAAACAAGGCACAGCAGCAAACAAGGCACACAGCAGCCACATCTAAGGAGAATGAAGATACAAAAGGAGGTGCAGGTGTGAAATGAAGAAGGTGACCAGTGTACacaaaaaaattaggaaaagtATTTTTAGCAAGTGTGTAGTGCAGTGTTCTAGTCGCATTGGCACGTTACGTCTTCTTAATTTGCCTCAAATTTAATAGGAATGATATTTACCCATATCGAACCAAAATAAATTGGTATCGGCCTATCCCGAATCATCTTTTTATAAAATACCATATTAACCAGAGTAACAATATCGTATTAACTGAAATAACAAATACACTGAACCGAAATAACCAAAATAACCGAACAAACAACCCTaggtaatttattattttgacATTTCCTGCTCAAATCTTTGGACGATTATTTAGGCAcctagattgcttcaaatgaaaatattatcaactacaaagttatacatctcgtcgagatctacaatttttatataaaatttgtctccatccggctcaatatgaaaatatttatcTCAAATTTGTTCATCGTTTGATAAAACAGCTATAACTTTTTCGTACAAAGTCCGATTTCAATGTTCGACCTCTACATTCAAAGCTAACAAGGAGGtgcatctaaaaaaatacatgtgttTATATATGTATCTTTCCCGACCTAAAAAAGGCTCAAAAGATTCTTGATAGGAACTCCAAAGTTTTTGATCGAAAATTGATCTTCTCTAATTTACTTGAAAAATTTTagagacatagtgctacatctaaAAGTTAGTGTTGTGCagatatttcatcaatttgagTTACCAACATCGCGATTAAAATATTTGAAGTTgcagttttcaactttgtggtCCTACGTGTGGCTTTTTTAATTATTCCTACTAGCTTACACTAGATCCGGCAATTTATTTTGTGGTATAGTGTATGATTTCCTTTGACAGTCTTTAGATGCTTATTTAGGCATCTATATTGcttgaaataaaaaatttatcaactataaagttgtagatctcgtcaagagctctaattttcatataaagtttgtcttcatctaACCCCGTATGAAAACattataaattttcaaaatgaGCTACGTTTTATTATCGCTGTCGATTAATATAACAAATTGACAGTAATAATGTCTCTATTATTACTGCTGGTTCATGGCtagaattggcagtgataagcaagtatcactaccgattcattATGCCGGTTCATATAATAAACTGGAAGTGATAATAGTTTTTGTCAGATGGGTTATTACTATCGGCTTTTTTAAAAACCGACAGTAAAAAAGGATATGGAtgatcttttctgtagtagtaaagAAGTCTGAAATCATATAACTATAATAGTACTATTAACTGCACATGTGTTACACACGTAAAATCAATTCAGTATATAACAATCCGAAAAATATGAAAGGTAATgaaagattaaatgtatttttagaatgtatatAAGAAAATATTAGACGTCTAGATATGTACGATAAATAATgtaagattaaatatatttttaagtgaGAAATATGATCCAATTTTGTAtgataattatttaattaactcGAATGAATGGTGAAATCGTCATGATTTATCATAACTGAATTATATAActgtatatattattatatatatcatCACCGACAGGaaacatatattttaaaatgagGTCTCCGTATTACAGTGGGCATGCAAGACGCCATGAATCATGCAGCATTGCCCCTTTGGGGGCACGCACGCATGTGGCACGAACGGGAAAGCAACAAGCAGCAAATGGTAGCTCGACACTACAGGACGACACCCCTTTTTGGCAATATGCCAACGACCAGCCAACGCCTCAACCACCGGCCTCAcaagcagcagcggcggcggtagGGCAGCCACACCATACCTTCACTAGCTTTTCACGGgggaatgaaaaaaaaacccaaaggAACAAACACAAAGAAGCAGCAACTTTCCGAATCGCACGGCCGCAGACAATCCACCCTGGCCCCGCTTCGATCGAGCAACCGGCCAAGATCGTCCCACTCACGCGGCCACGACGCCGGTGAGGGACCGGCTCCGGTAGGGTCGGCTAGCACGATCAGCACTCGGGCGTGAGCGAGTGGTCCCTGCGGAAGTCGTTGCAGTAGTAGTACACCATGTGCCCACGCTGCGCCCACCGCATGGCCGCGTACTGCTGCGCCGTGAGCCCGGCGCCCGCGGGCGAGGCCGGCACGGGGCGGCAGGCGGCGGGCGCTGTGGTCGCGCACCCGGCGATGACGAACCGGTCCAGGCGCGCCACGAAGGGTTGGTAGCGGTAGTCGGCGCGGTGGCGGCCGTCGTCGGTGGCCCAGTCGGAGGCGTCCCAGATGGAGCCGTACACCCACATGGGCCGGTCCGGGAACGTGAGCTCGGTGCGGCGCTCGTACCGCCGGACGGGGACGTCGTCGACGAAGAAGGTGATGGCGTCGGGATTCCAGAGGATGGCGTAGGTGTGGAAGTCGGCGGTGGGGTCGAACCAGAGGTGGAACCGCATCTCGCGGCCGATGATTCGGCCGTCGCCGCTGCCCCGGACGTACACGTTGGTCTGCAGCGTGTAGGGCTCCCCCGGGATGGTGCCCAGGAACTCCATGTCGATCTCGTCGTGGAAACCAGGGTGCGCCTCGTTGTTCGACAGCTGCGTTTGCATGGATGATCAAAGCCATTTCAGGGTTTGTTTTTCGTAATTTGACACA
This region includes:
- the LOC133891882 gene encoding xyloglucan endotransglucosylase/hydrolase protein 31-like; the protein is MVNTSPSSMSLCAASVPALLLLLAMAATSGDAQPSPGYYPSARFRPVGFNRGYVNKWGPQHQTVSGDQSSLTIWLDKTCGSGFKSKHAYRNGYFSTRIKLPAGYTAGTNTAFYLSNNEAHPGFHDEIDMEFLGTIPGEPYTLQTNVYVRGSGDGRIIGREMRFHLWFDPTADFHTYAILWNPDAITFFVDDVPVRRYERRTELTFPDRPMWVYGSIWDASDWATDDGRHRADYRYQPFVARLDRFVIAGCATTAPAACRPVPASPAGAGLTAQQYAAMRWAQRGHMVYYYCNDFRRDHSLTPEC